The Aureispira anguillae genome contains a region encoding:
- the gldF gene encoding gliding motility-associated ABC transporter permease subunit GldF translates to MLSIFKKEVNLFLSSLIGYIAIGVFLLATGLFLWVFPDYSVINYGFSDLGSFFRMAPYVFLFLIPAITMRTFAEETQTGTMELLATRPISDWEIILGKYLASVFLVLLSILPTFIYYYSITQLGMPKGNIDVGATMGSYLGLFALGAVFVSIGVFCSSLTSNQIIAFMLGLFLCGFFYDAFASLSRLPIFYGTSDALVEALGINYHYASVSRGLIDSRDVIYFISMIVAFLAFTKFALEKRKW, encoded by the coding sequence ATGCTTAGTATTTTTAAGAAAGAAGTCAACTTGTTTTTGAGCTCTTTAATTGGCTATATTGCCATTGGTGTTTTTTTGTTGGCAACAGGATTATTTTTGTGGGTCTTTCCAGATTATAGTGTTATTAATTATGGGTTTTCAGACTTGGGGTCCTTTTTTAGGATGGCTCCCTATGTATTTTTGTTTTTGATTCCAGCAATTACCATGCGTACCTTTGCAGAGGAAACCCAAACAGGAACAATGGAACTCTTGGCCACTCGTCCTATTAGTGATTGGGAAATTATTTTAGGCAAATACCTAGCATCTGTTTTTCTCGTATTACTTTCTATTCTTCCGACCTTTATTTATTACTATTCTATTACTCAATTGGGGATGCCCAAAGGGAATATTGATGTGGGGGCAACAATGGGCTCCTATTTGGGACTTTTTGCCTTAGGAGCGGTGTTTGTTTCTATTGGTGTTTTTTGTTCCTCTTTGACCAGCAATCAAATTATAGCATTTATGTTAGGTTTGTTTTTGTGTGGTTTCTTTTACGATGCCTTTGCCAGTTTATCAAGATTGCCTATTTTTTATGGAACCAGTGATGCTTTGGTAGAAGCCTTGGGAATTAATTATCATTATGCCTCTGTCAGCCGAGGATTAATTGATTCAAGAGATGTGATTTATTTTATCAGTATGATTGTTGCATTTCTCGCATTCACCAAATTTGCGCTCGAAAAAAGAAAATGGTAA
- a CDS encoding gliding motility-associated C-terminal domain-containing protein, with the protein MILSRLLTFILTCVLSCAGLAQHQVYLATWDSLYLADVSTCSVQLIGATGRLLYDIALNPVDNRLYGIDGSGDLCTINKNTGATNVIGQAGVMTSLTFTKDGTLYGVYGNRLCTIDLLTGARTVVSIMLDAASGDLALWNGKLYYPGHRSQLHLIEIDLNNQYSVKSIGYFPSWVPFLYGLGSLGCDSKLYGFHEGHVYTITPSDLYANPSTNPVFVGIHCWNIIPDYILGAASLAEDINLEELNLGDDLTLCEGETITLNQSIPNANYLWQDNSINNAYTVTSAGTYTLTVSIDTCTATDSIIVDYIHKPALDLGNDTIICEGNLLELDATTANASYLWQDGSVNSTYLVNQGGAYVSSVTVDNCTSIDTINVTYQSPPLLSWDREATICEGTTIVLNAENPTASYLWQDYSTNSSLNVNRTGDYSVTVTNYCGQVEQEIRVETKECNCFKGIPDVFTPNEDGINDTFQPLKKCDLELVAFEIFNRWGQVVYKMDDAMEAVWDGTFRGSDCPTEVYVYLLQYYNDDGDVETRKGTVTLIR; encoded by the coding sequence ATGATATTGTCTAGATTACTTACTTTTATTTTAACCTGTGTGCTATCTTGTGCGGGATTGGCTCAGCATCAAGTCTATCTTGCTACTTGGGATTCCTTGTATTTGGCGGATGTGTCTACTTGTAGTGTTCAGTTGATTGGGGCTACAGGGAGGTTATTATATGATATTGCCCTAAATCCTGTAGATAATCGATTATATGGGATAGATGGAAGTGGGGATTTATGTACTATTAATAAAAACACAGGGGCAACAAATGTAATTGGGCAAGCAGGAGTGATGACTTCTCTAACCTTTACCAAAGATGGAACGTTATATGGAGTTTATGGGAACAGGCTTTGTACGATTGATCTTCTAACAGGCGCTAGGACAGTAGTGTCTATAATGTTAGACGCTGCTAGTGGTGATTTAGCACTTTGGAATGGTAAATTATATTATCCTGGGCATCGGTCTCAACTTCATTTGATAGAAATTGATCTTAATAACCAATATAGCGTTAAATCGATTGGATATTTTCCGTCATGGGTGCCTTTTCTGTATGGCTTAGGGTCGCTTGGTTGTGATTCTAAATTATATGGGTTTCATGAGGGGCATGTTTATACCATTACGCCCTCAGATCTTTATGCGAACCCATCTACCAATCCAGTTTTTGTTGGCATTCACTGTTGGAACATTATTCCAGATTATATACTAGGAGCTGCTTCTTTGGCAGAGGATATAAATTTAGAGGAATTAAATTTAGGAGATGATCTTACTTTGTGTGAAGGAGAAACCATAACGTTAAATCAATCAATTCCTAATGCCAATTATTTGTGGCAAGACAACTCTATCAATAATGCTTATACCGTTACGAGTGCTGGTACTTATACGCTAACGGTGTCTATTGATACCTGCACAGCAACGGATAGCATAATCGTTGATTATATCCATAAGCCTGCGCTCGATCTGGGAAACGATACCATTATATGCGAGGGGAATCTATTAGAATTAGATGCAACAACTGCTAATGCAAGCTACCTCTGGCAAGATGGGTCGGTCAATTCGACTTATCTTGTGAATCAAGGTGGAGCTTATGTTTCAAGCGTTACAGTTGATAATTGTACCAGTATTGATACCATCAATGTAACGTACCAGTCTCCTCCTTTGCTCTCGTGGGATAGAGAGGCAACCATTTGTGAAGGAACGACCATTGTTTTAAATGCTGAAAATCCTACGGCAAGCTATTTATGGCAAGATTATTCTACGAATTCTAGTTTAAATGTTAACCGTACAGGAGATTATTCGGTTACTGTAACTAATTATTGTGGTCAGGTAGAACAGGAAATCAGAGTAGAAACAAAAGAATGTAATTGTTTTAAGGGAATTCCAGATGTGTTTACTCCTAATGAGGATGGTATTAACGATACTTTTCAACCTCTTAAGAAATGTGATTTAGAATTGGTTGCTTTTGAAATTTTTAATCGCTGGGGACAGGTGGTTTATAAGATGGACGATGCAATGGAAGCGGTTTGGGATGGTACATTTAGAGGGAGTGATTGTCCAACAGAAGTATATGTTTATCTATTGCAATATTATAATGATGATGGTGATGTAGAAACGAGAAAGGGAACAGTGACATTGATTCGGTAA
- a CDS encoding Crp/Fnr family transcriptional regulator: MKKTLHKIGEIYAPLSIECQQEFIANVTVRTIKKGEIVVREGQFSDRAYLIIQGCSRAYYLKKGKDISDWFAFENEFMCSIVSFFSEEPSPHYVEFVEESIVIEISRDTINKLSNQYHDFERLISKVVTKTMLGLRERISSILFNKAEERYRQLLKIRPDITNRVPLMHIASYLGITLETLSRIRSPKKRI, from the coding sequence ATGAAAAAAACACTACATAAAATTGGCGAAATTTACGCTCCACTCTCTATTGAATGCCAACAAGAATTCATTGCCAACGTTACCGTTCGCACCATCAAAAAGGGCGAGATTGTTGTTCGTGAAGGGCAATTTTCTGATAGGGCTTATCTAATTATACAAGGCTGTTCAAGGGCATATTATCTAAAAAAGGGTAAAGACATTTCAGATTGGTTTGCTTTTGAAAATGAGTTTATGTGTTCTATTGTTAGCTTTTTTAGCGAAGAACCAAGCCCTCATTATGTTGAATTTGTTGAGGAATCAATCGTTATTGAAATTTCGAGGGATACCATTAATAAGCTCTCTAATCAATACCATGACTTTGAACGCCTCATTAGTAAAGTTGTGACTAAAACCATGTTAGGGCTACGAGAAAGAATATCCTCCATATTATTCAATAAAGCCGAAGAAAGATACCGACAGTTATTAAAAATTCGACCTGATATAACAAACAGAGTTCCCCTAATGCACATTGCTTCTTATTTAGGAATTACACTAGAGACATTAAGCAGAATAAGAAGCCCTAAAAAGCGAATTTGA
- the gldG gene encoding gliding motility-associated ABC transporter substrate-binding protein GldG has product MQNSRFIQSLVSLLLVLGILIFLNIISSFYYSDIDLTEDKRFTLNDATYQLVEELDEVLTIEVLLEGDFPSSFKRLQNATADLLSKLRSHNSSIQIRWIDPMSGTEEENIENGKKLQKDGILPINLTKSARGGNVRKAMLAFPYAIVRYKQQMRIIPLLETTGGYNKDYTRMEAINPSINLLEYKFANAIQKLQMKSRPRMVLLTGHGELQRPWTESLEAAMFEYYDIARLNLNDVTHIDTNIHVVIVPKPTRRFPEKHLFMMDQYLMNGGKIIWLIDALNMEADSLKQAGVFMPNEHKLDINNFLFNFGVRVNPNLVLDWESSVIPVNVSPTPDNPQIESRKWFYHPKVYPYMTPLDAQATGDNTIQHPIVQNLDFVDTRYPASIDTIKTRTYIKKTPLLRSSQYTKVQFPPVRVSIDIIDKGIEQAAFNKGNQNIAVLLEGAFTSYYKNRVSAEMLEGLKQLGQPFKEQGVPSKMIVISDGDIAKNALDPTNRRKATPLPLGVNPFDGYNYGNKDFLMNCMEYMIDNKGIIAARNKEIKLRPLDQERAFIEETKWQMINMVFPILVLTIFGFLYTFARRKRFTQ; this is encoded by the coding sequence ATGCAAAATTCACGCTTTATACAATCGCTAGTTAGTTTACTATTGGTACTAGGGATTTTAATTTTTCTAAATATTATATCCAGTTTTTATTATTCTGATATTGACTTAACAGAAGACAAACGCTTTACATTAAATGACGCTACCTACCAATTGGTAGAAGAGTTGGACGAAGTCTTAACGATAGAAGTGCTATTAGAGGGCGATTTTCCCTCCTCTTTTAAGCGTTTACAGAATGCTACCGCTGATTTGTTGAGCAAGTTAAGAAGTCACAATTCTTCGATTCAAATTCGTTGGATTGATCCTATGAGTGGCACAGAAGAAGAAAATATTGAGAATGGAAAAAAACTACAGAAAGATGGTATTTTGCCCATCAATTTGACCAAATCGGCAAGAGGAGGCAATGTACGCAAGGCAATGTTGGCTTTCCCTTATGCAATTGTACGTTACAAACAACAAATGCGTATCATTCCCTTATTAGAAACAACGGGAGGTTATAATAAGGATTATACAAGGATGGAAGCGATTAACCCATCTATTAATTTATTGGAATATAAGTTTGCCAATGCCATTCAAAAACTTCAGATGAAAAGCCGCCCTCGTATGGTTTTGTTAACAGGACACGGTGAGTTGCAACGCCCTTGGACAGAATCATTGGAAGCTGCTATGTTTGAATATTATGACATTGCTCGACTAAATTTGAATGACGTAACGCATATAGATACCAATATCCATGTTGTTATAGTACCAAAACCAACTCGAAGATTTCCCGAAAAGCATCTTTTTATGATGGATCAGTACCTTATGAATGGAGGGAAAATCATTTGGTTGATTGATGCACTTAATATGGAAGCCGATAGTTTGAAACAAGCAGGGGTATTTATGCCCAATGAGCATAAGTTAGACATTAATAACTTTTTATTTAATTTTGGTGTTCGAGTTAATCCCAATTTGGTTTTAGATTGGGAGTCTAGTGTCATTCCTGTTAATGTAAGCCCTACACCTGATAATCCACAGATCGAATCTCGCAAATGGTTTTACCACCCTAAGGTGTATCCTTATATGACTCCTCTAGATGCTCAGGCAACTGGAGACAATACCATACAACACCCTATTGTTCAAAACTTGGATTTTGTGGATACCCGTTACCCTGCAAGTATTGATACCATAAAAACAAGAACCTATATCAAAAAAACGCCTTTGTTGCGTAGTTCTCAATATACCAAAGTACAATTTCCTCCAGTGAGAGTGAGCATTGATATTATAGACAAAGGAATAGAGCAGGCTGCTTTTAACAAAGGAAATCAAAATATTGCTGTTTTGTTGGAGGGTGCCTTTACCTCTTATTATAAAAATCGAGTATCTGCGGAGATGCTAGAAGGGCTAAAACAATTAGGGCAACCGTTTAAAGAACAAGGAGTTCCCAGTAAAATGATTGTTATTTCAGACGGAGATATTGCTAAGAATGCTTTGGACCCAACCAATCGACGAAAAGCTACTCCATTGCCCTTAGGAGTCAACCCTTTTGATGGGTACAATTATGGCAATAAGGATTTTTTGATGAATTGTATGGAATATATGATTGACAACAAAGGGATTATTGCTGCTCGAAACAAAGAAATTAAATTGCGTCCATTGGATCAAGAGCGAGCATTTATAGAAGAGACAAAATGGCAAATGATTAATATGGTCTTTCCTATATTAGTATTAACCATTTTTGGATTTTTATACACTTTTGCAAGAAGAAAGCGGTTTACCCAATAA
- a CDS encoding T9SS type A sorting domain-containing protein, whose product MKTLLLLFSLLMVSSANAQTIINGSFDSGSSNWSCAPEAGNNETVYGGFDPSNRVAEVDAAAGLCQTITGFTIGNTYTLSFDCSRRTNCGPTLQSMDININGGALSTSVSRNGTAFAWVNESFSFTATATTHTITFDGTSTSTCGLIINDVSLASAPNTLPIIVERFEVAIVNQTAQINWSTVTEINNAFFALEHSTNGLDWNLLDKVDGAGNSSLELDYALTHFNPVVGYNYYRLKQVDFDGKFTYSNVIVAEFKSAYNYPKITVSPNPVDHQLKLTGPFSERSSIRVFNAMGKEVSNAVIIDQHPSYSSLNVAALKTGIYFLKTKNSVRKIQKQ is encoded by the coding sequence ATGAAAACACTTTTACTCCTATTCTCACTTTTAATGGTTAGCTCTGCTAACGCCCAAACAATTATTAATGGAAGTTTTGACAGTGGCTCCAGTAATTGGAGTTGCGCACCAGAAGCAGGAAATAACGAAACGGTTTATGGAGGATTTGATCCTTCCAACAGAGTAGCAGAGGTAGACGCTGCTGCTGGATTATGCCAAACGATTACAGGTTTTACAATAGGCAATACTTACACTCTTTCTTTTGATTGTTCTAGAAGAACTAACTGTGGTCCCACCTTACAATCTATGGACATTAACATCAATGGAGGAGCTTTGTCTACTAGCGTTTCTAGAAATGGGACAGCCTTTGCTTGGGTCAATGAAAGCTTTAGCTTTACTGCAACGGCTACAACACATACCATAACATTTGATGGAACAAGTACCTCAACTTGTGGTCTAATTATCAATGATGTCTCTTTGGCTAGCGCTCCCAATACTCTACCTATTATAGTAGAACGTTTTGAAGTAGCCATCGTCAACCAAACCGCTCAAATCAATTGGTCTACAGTAACTGAAATTAACAATGCATTTTTTGCCCTAGAACATTCGACCAATGGACTAGATTGGAACCTACTAGACAAAGTAGACGGGGCTGGAAATTCTAGCCTTGAACTGGATTATGCATTAACCCATTTTAATCCTGTTGTTGGTTATAATTATTACCGTTTAAAGCAAGTTGACTTTGATGGGAAATTTACTTATTCTAATGTCATTGTAGCTGAATTTAAATCCGCTTATAATTATCCCAAAATAACCGTATCTCCCAATCCTGTGGATCACCAACTAAAACTAACGGGGCCATTTTCTGAACGTTCGTCAATTCGAGTGTTCAACGCAATGGGAAAAGAGGTAAGCAATGCTGTTATCATCGATCAACACCCCAGTTACAGTAGCTTAAATGTCGCTGCATTAAAAACGGGTATTTATTTTCTAAAAACTAAAAACTCAGTTCGAAAAATACAAAAACAATAA
- a CDS encoding RNA-binding domain-containing protein, whose protein sequence is MAENNRIEYKEKLTLGLEKEVVAFLNKDGGVLYIGVNDNGQGVGVDNLDGDMLKIKDRLKYNISPSCMGLFDLVREQLDGKEVIKIILASGVEKPYYIQKKGMSEKGCFIRIGTAAEPMARKMIDELYAKRTRNSIRKIKSNKQTLNFEQLKIYYQESGKELNESFATNLELLNEDGFFNYVAYLLADSNNISIKVAKYAGTNRVALIENNEYGNCSLMKATKLVLDKINLENKTITQITAQERGEVRLWNPIALREAIVNALVHNDYTTEIPPKFELFEDRIEITSTGGLPRGLSQVEFFEGYSVPRNKEIMRVFKDIRLVEQLGSGVPRILRSYGKECFKFSDNFLRMAFPKIIGGTVGGTIGGTIGGTMDDLTSKQKEVLEAICKNNRLSYRKLAEQMGINFSAVQKHIEVLKEKKYIERVGGTRGYWKVNLGA, encoded by the coding sequence ATGGCAGAAAATAATCGCATTGAATACAAGGAAAAATTGACACTTGGATTAGAAAAAGAGGTGGTTGCCTTTTTGAATAAAGATGGGGGAGTGCTATACATTGGCGTAAACGATAATGGTCAGGGAGTTGGAGTCGATAATTTGGATGGTGATATGCTTAAAATTAAAGATCGCCTTAAATATAACATTTCGCCTTCTTGCATGGGGCTATTTGATCTTGTTCGTGAGCAGTTGGATGGAAAAGAGGTGATCAAAATTATACTAGCAAGTGGGGTGGAAAAACCTTATTATATCCAAAAAAAAGGCATGTCTGAAAAAGGTTGTTTTATCCGTATTGGTACAGCTGCTGAACCGATGGCTAGAAAGATGATAGACGAATTATATGCCAAACGAACACGAAATTCTATTCGAAAAATTAAATCCAATAAACAGACCCTTAATTTTGAACAACTTAAAATATATTATCAAGAATCTGGAAAAGAGTTGAATGAGAGTTTTGCTACAAACTTAGAACTGCTGAATGAAGATGGCTTTTTTAATTATGTAGCTTATCTACTGGCTGATAGCAATAATATTTCCATCAAAGTTGCTAAGTATGCAGGAACCAATAGAGTAGCTTTAATAGAAAACAATGAATATGGGAATTGTTCGTTGATGAAGGCAACAAAATTAGTGTTGGATAAAATAAATTTGGAGAACAAAACCATTACTCAAATAACAGCTCAAGAACGAGGTGAAGTTCGCTTATGGAATCCTATTGCTTTGCGTGAGGCTATTGTTAATGCGCTGGTTCACAACGATTATACAACTGAAATTCCTCCTAAGTTTGAACTGTTTGAAGATAGAATAGAAATTACTTCAACAGGAGGTTTGCCTAGAGGCTTGAGTCAAGTAGAGTTTTTTGAAGGGTATTCTGTGCCTAGAAATAAGGAAATTATGCGGGTGTTTAAGGATATTCGTTTGGTGGAGCAGTTAGGCTCTGGAGTGCCTAGAATTCTTAGGAGTTATGGAAAAGAATGTTTTAAGTTTTCTGATAATTTTCTTCGCATGGCTTTCCCTAAAATCATAGGTGGTACAGTGGGTGGTACAATAGGTGGTACAATAGGTGGTACAATGGACGATTTGACCAGTAAACAAAAAGAGGTACTAGAAGCTATTTGTAAGAATAACAGACTTTCTTATAGAAAACTTGCGGAACAAATGGGGATTAATTTTTCGGCTGTTCAAAAACATATTGAAGTACTAAAAGAAAAAAAATATATAGAACGTGTAGGAGGGACAAGGGGGTATTGGAAGGTGAATTTAGGAGCGTGA
- a CDS encoding cold-shock protein, translating to MGTNTGTVKFFNEEKGYGFIKDDNDNADYFVHAKGLVDQITKDDRVSYNLEDGRKGVNAVGVQLI from the coding sequence ATGGGTACCAATACTGGAACTGTAAAGTTCTTTAATGAAGAAAAAGGTTATGGGTTTATTAAAGATGATAACGATAACGCTGATTACTTCGTTCATGCAAAAGGTTTAGTAGACCAAATTACAAAAGATGACCGTGTGTCATACAATCTTGAAGATGGAAGAAAAGGAGTGAATGCAGTAGGAGTACAATTGATTTAA
- a CDS encoding IscS subfamily cysteine desulfurase encodes MSDKKLIYLDNNATTPVDPRVVEAMLPYFTEHFGNAASRNHPFGWAAEGAIDKARQQIADLIGADPREIIFTSGATEADNLAIKGVAEMYKRKGNHIITLETEHKAVLDTCKKLEKEGYEVTYLKVNRQGLVDLAELEAAIRPTTVLVSIMFANNEIGVVQPIKAISDLCVKHKVLFMSDATQAVGKIPVDVKELGIHLMAFSAHKMYGPKGVGVLYVSRKAPRVKVTAQIDGGGHERGMRSGTLNVPGIVGMGKACELCQHEMEADAARLSQLRDKLETELMKIEEVVFNGHPEYRMPHMTNLSFKHVEGEGLMMTFNQNIALSSGSACTSASLEPSYVLKALGLGDDLAHSSLRISLGRFTKDEDIDYAIAAIRDGVNHMRDLSPIWEMYKEGIDLDSVEWSEH; translated from the coding sequence ATGTCTGACAAAAAACTTATTTACTTAGATAATAATGCTACAACTCCTGTTGACCCTAGAGTCGTAGAAGCTATGTTACCTTATTTTACCGAACATTTTGGTAATGCAGCTAGTAGAAACCATCCTTTCGGCTGGGCTGCCGAAGGCGCAATAGATAAGGCTAGACAACAAATTGCAGATCTAATTGGAGCAGATCCTCGTGAAATTATTTTCACATCTGGTGCGACAGAAGCAGACAATCTAGCGATCAAAGGGGTGGCAGAAATGTACAAACGAAAAGGAAATCATATTATAACGCTAGAAACAGAGCATAAAGCTGTTTTAGATACTTGCAAAAAGCTAGAAAAAGAAGGTTACGAAGTTACTTACTTAAAAGTAAACCGTCAAGGCTTGGTTGATTTAGCAGAATTAGAAGCTGCCATTCGTCCAACAACAGTTTTGGTATCTATCATGTTTGCCAATAATGAAATTGGGGTTGTTCAACCCATTAAGGCAATTAGCGATCTTTGTGTCAAACACAAAGTATTGTTTATGTCTGATGCGACACAAGCGGTAGGAAAGATTCCTGTTGATGTCAAAGAACTAGGAATACATCTAATGGCTTTTAGTGCCCACAAAATGTATGGTCCTAAAGGCGTTGGTGTATTGTACGTCTCAAGAAAAGCCCCAAGGGTTAAAGTAACAGCTCAAATAGACGGTGGTGGACATGAGCGTGGTATGCGTTCTGGTACACTTAATGTTCCTGGTATTGTTGGAATGGGCAAAGCCTGTGAACTCTGCCAGCATGAAATGGAGGCCGATGCAGCTCGCTTATCTCAATTGAGAGATAAATTAGAAACAGAGTTGATGAAAATAGAAGAAGTGGTCTTTAATGGTCATCCAGAATATAGAATGCCGCACATGACGAACTTATCGTTCAAACATGTAGAAGGGGAAGGGCTTATGATGACCTTTAATCAAAACATTGCGCTTTCTTCAGGATCTGCTTGTACCTCTGCTTCATTAGAGCCTTCTTATGTCTTAAAGGCATTGGGACTAGGGGATGACTTGGCGCATTCTTCGCTTCGCATCAGTTTGGGGCGTTTTACAAAAGATGAAGATATTGACTATGCAATAGCAGCCATTAGAGATGGTGTAAATCATATGCGTGACCTCTCTCCTATCTGGGAAATGTACAAAGAAGGTATCGACCTAGACTCTGTAGAGTGGAGCGAACATTAA
- the iscU gene encoding Fe-S cluster assembly scaffold IscU, whose product MAYSDKLLDHFKKPKNVGTLDKNQKNVGTGLVGAPECGDVMRLQIEVDEDSGVIKDAKFKTFGCGSAIASSSLATEWLKGKTLDEASSIDNMDIVEELELPPVKIHCSVLAEDAIKSAIKDYQSKNAE is encoded by the coding sequence ATGGCTTATTCAGATAAACTATTAGACCATTTTAAAAAGCCTAAAAACGTAGGTACTTTAGACAAAAATCAAAAAAATGTCGGAACAGGCTTAGTTGGGGCTCCAGAGTGTGGCGATGTTATGCGCCTACAAATTGAGGTGGATGAAGATTCTGGCGTGATTAAAGACGCAAAATTTAAAACATTTGGCTGTGGATCTGCCATTGCTTCTTCTTCTTTGGCTACCGAATGGTTAAAAGGCAAAACATTGGATGAGGCCTCTTCTATTGACAATATGGACATTGTTGAAGAACTAGAGTTGCCTCCAGTAAAGATTCACTGTTCTGTTTTGGCAGAAGATGCGATTAAGTCTGCCATTAAGGATTACCAAAGCAAAAATGCTGAATAA
- a CDS encoding NAD(P)H-dependent oxidoreductase, with the protein MKKILIINGHPDKESFNFGISDAYKKGARESGAEVKEIIIRALNFNPNLEFGYRKRMELEPDLIDAQEKIIWSEHIVIVYPVWWGGFPAIMKGFFDRTFLAPFSYKKRENSLWWDKMLSGRSARVICTLDQPGWSYWLMFGKPSHNAIKKSILNFTGIKPVKITSIGPLKDSTQEWRNKWIKKVETMGRNLK; encoded by the coding sequence ATGAAAAAAATACTAATCATAAACGGACACCCCGACAAGGAGAGCTTTAATTTTGGCATCAGTGATGCCTATAAAAAGGGCGCAAGGGAATCAGGTGCCGAAGTTAAGGAAATTATTATTCGGGCATTAAATTTTAACCCTAATCTTGAGTTTGGCTATCGAAAGAGAATGGAATTAGAACCAGATCTAATTGACGCTCAAGAAAAAATAATATGGAGTGAACACATTGTTATTGTCTACCCTGTTTGGTGGGGTGGTTTTCCTGCAATTATGAAAGGCTTTTTTGATAGAACATTTTTAGCTCCATTTTCATACAAAAAGAGAGAAAATTCCCTTTGGTGGGATAAGATGTTAAGTGGAAGAAGTGCTAGAGTTATTTGCACCTTAGACCAACCTGGGTGGAGTTACTGGCTCATGTTTGGCAAGCCAAGCCATAATGCGATAAAAAAATCTATTTTAAATTTTACAGGAATTAAACCAGTCAAAATAACTTCCATTGGTCCTCTGAAAGATTCCACGCAAGAATGGCGTAACAAATGGATAAAAAAAGTTGAGACAATGGGTAGAAATCTAAAGTAA
- a CDS encoding DJ-1/PfpI family protein → MKPLIMLTIIAALFSCNANHPKPATDNETNIDTLSKHLKPFKSELPTIGLLIFNGVLQGEVIATSDVFGKPNKNLEQLFNVITIAETLSPITTEEGMHFVPDYTFENCPQLTALFVPSGYDMYAQVHNKKMVDFIKRKNEETTYIVSNCAGAQLIGEAGIADGHKIVTYIGGGKQLQKQYPNLKVQNDSLVTFVEDGKFSSSNGNLTSYISALNLLEKMTSTEHKEFIQEYLYIDQLQNWKK, encoded by the coding sequence ATGAAACCACTAATAATGCTCACAATCATTGCTGCTTTATTTAGTTGTAACGCTAACCATCCAAAACCAGCAACAGACAATGAAACAAACATCGATACGCTCTCGAAGCATTTAAAACCGTTCAAATCCGAATTGCCAACAATAGGGCTTCTTATTTTTAATGGTGTGTTGCAGGGAGAAGTTATTGCAACCTCAGATGTTTTTGGAAAACCCAATAAAAACTTAGAACAACTCTTTAATGTAATAACCATAGCGGAAACCCTAAGCCCAATCACAACCGAAGAAGGGATGCATTTTGTTCCTGATTACACCTTTGAAAATTGCCCCCAATTAACCGCTTTATTTGTTCCAAGTGGCTACGATATGTATGCACAAGTTCACAATAAAAAAATGGTAGATTTTATTAAAAGAAAAAATGAGGAAACGACATATATCGTAAGTAATTGTGCTGGTGCACAGCTTATTGGTGAAGCAGGAATTGCTGATGGACATAAAATTGTTACTTACATTGGTGGAGGAAAACAGTTGCAGAAGCAGTACCCCAATTTAAAAGTTCAAAATGACAGTTTGGTCACCTTTGTCGAGGATGGGAAGTTTAGTTCATCGAATGGAAACTTGACGAGCTATATTTCTGCTCTGAATCTATTAGAAAAAATGACCAGTACTGAGCATAAGGAGTTTATTCAAGAATATTTATACATCGACCAACTCCAAAATTGGAAAAAATAA
- a CDS encoding HesB/IscA family protein has protein sequence MIFVAESAKKQIQYIRANNENLDENYFVRVSVTSGGCSGLSYNMDFDNESQAEDQVFEDNGVKVVTDLKSFLYLFDSTLEFSGGLDGKGFHFTNPNASRTCGCGESFAV, from the coding sequence ATGATATTTGTAGCAGAGAGCGCAAAAAAACAAATCCAATATATTCGTGCGAATAATGAAAATCTTGACGAAAACTATTTTGTTCGTGTTAGCGTAACAAGTGGTGGCTGTTCTGGTTTGTCTTATAATATGGATTTTGACAATGAATCACAAGCGGAAGATCAGGTATTTGAAGACAATGGGGTCAAGGTTGTTACAGACCTCAAAAGCTTTTTGTACCTCTTTGATTCTACGCTAGAATTTTCAGGTGGATTAGATGGAAAAGGATTCCATTTTACCAATCCTAATGCATCTAGAACTTGTGGTTGCGGTGAAAGCTTTGCAGTTTAA